From Sporosarcina sp. 6E9, a single genomic window includes:
- a CDS encoding aldehyde dehydrogenase: protein MTKTRETIIEKEPIKRDYYKLFINGEQVDSVNGERTKIYNPATGKVIAEVAKSSQEDAEKAVKAARNAFDNGKWKLTPPGRRARVLNKIAEIMGTRFKELVELEILNTGKSLAAAKGQIAQAIEDFEFYAGAIVGHGGTVNNVPGQFHNYTEKEPVGVCAQIIPWNYPLMMAAWKIAPAIAAGCSVVLKPASLTPLTAIVLGEICHEAGVPEGVVNVIPGSGSEIGNYLVEHELVNKVAFTGSTPIGKDIMGKASTTLKRVTLELGGKSPNLVFEDADIDAAVDGSLYGIYNNTGQSCDARSRMYIHEDVYDEFIEKFIAKTEKIQIGDPFDKGTHMGAIIDQTQLNTIKGYVQSAIDEGAEILTGGKVLKPEGFEDGFWYAPTVIGNVTQEMKVVQEEIFGPVVVVSKFSNEKEAIKLANDSDYGLASSIWSTNGARATRVANQIQAGIVMINCPFSAFPGTPFGGYKQSGFGRELSKETLDLYSETKSIMSYFGSRPINPFGI from the coding sequence ATGACTAAAACTAGAGAAACAATCATTGAAAAAGAGCCGATAAAGCGAGATTACTATAAGCTCTTTATTAACGGCGAACAAGTAGATAGCGTGAATGGCGAACGAACAAAAATTTATAATCCTGCAACGGGCAAAGTGATTGCAGAGGTAGCAAAATCTTCACAAGAAGATGCTGAAAAAGCAGTTAAAGCCGCGAGAAATGCATTTGATAACGGAAAGTGGAAACTAACACCACCTGGGCGACGGGCCCGCGTGTTAAATAAAATCGCAGAAATTATGGGAACTCGTTTTAAAGAACTAGTCGAACTTGAAATATTAAATACGGGTAAGTCACTTGCCGCAGCAAAAGGACAGATTGCCCAAGCTATTGAGGATTTCGAATTTTATGCTGGCGCTATTGTCGGGCACGGGGGAACAGTCAATAATGTTCCAGGCCAATTTCATAATTACACGGAAAAAGAACCTGTTGGCGTATGCGCGCAAATTATTCCTTGGAACTATCCATTAATGATGGCGGCTTGGAAAATTGCTCCGGCGATTGCGGCAGGTTGTTCGGTCGTTTTGAAACCAGCTTCCTTAACGCCGTTGACTGCGATTGTGTTAGGCGAAATTTGTCATGAAGCGGGTGTTCCAGAAGGTGTCGTAAACGTCATTCCTGGTTCCGGCTCTGAAATCGGCAACTATTTGGTAGAACATGAGCTTGTGAATAAAGTTGCCTTCACTGGTTCGACGCCAATCGGAAAAGATATTATGGGGAAAGCTTCCACAACTTTAAAGCGCGTCACACTAGAACTTGGAGGGAAATCCCCAAATCTCGTGTTTGAAGATGCTGATATCGATGCAGCTGTCGACGGCTCCCTTTACGGAATCTATAACAATACGGGGCAATCATGCGACGCTCGTTCGCGAATGTATATCCACGAAGACGTTTATGATGAATTTATAGAAAAGTTTATTGCCAAAACCGAAAAGATTCAAATCGGCGATCCGTTTGATAAAGGAACACATATGGGGGCAATCATCGATCAAACACAATTGAATACAATTAAAGGTTATGTACAATCCGCAATCGATGAAGGCGCTGAAATTCTGACTGGTGGAAAAGTATTGAAACCAGAAGGATTTGAAGACGGTTTTTGGTATGCACCGACTGTAATCGGTAATGTAACGCAAGAGATGAAGGTTGTGCAGGAAGAAATATTTGGACCTGTTGTTGTCGTTTCAAAATTCTCAAACGAAAAAGAAGCCATCAAGTTAGCCAATGACTCGGATTACGGTCTCGCTTCTTCAATTTGGTCAACAAACGGTGCGCGTGCGACGCGGGTAGCCAATCAAATTCAGGCAGGTATCGTCATGATTAACTGTCCATTTTCCGCTTTTCCAGGTACGCCATTTGGCGGTTATAAACAATCTGGTTTTGGACGAGAGCTTTCAAAAGA